From Brevibacillus marinus, a single genomic window includes:
- a CDS encoding YqgQ family protein, with translation MKEERFDLQQFLRRFGIVIYTGDPEGDRLLIEDEIRELYQFGLIDKEEMMQALAALNARKK, from the coding sequence GTGAAAGAAGAGCGGTTTGATCTGCAGCAATTCCTGCGTCGTTTCGGGATTGTCATCTATACGGGAGATCCCGAAGGGGACCGCCTGCTGATCGAAGACGAGATCCGGGAACTGTACCAGTTCGGCCTGATCGACAAGGAAGAAATGATGCAGGCGCTTGCCGCGCTAAATGCGCGAAAAAAATAG
- a CDS encoding MBL fold metallo-hydrolase — protein sequence MVLFFERTFPSANMVLIKDEFPVLVDTGFGSDWAETERLIREAGISPETLQLIVNTHYHSDHVGGNHQLKKKYGTKIAAHKWEADLINACHPEACCAEWLDQPVAQYRIDSRLSDGDEIHTGRRILQVVHTPGHTLGHISLYEPEEKILICGDLFHKNDIGWINIFREGVAAVQQSIESLDRLASLPIRHAFSGHGPALDNPLVAIDHARNRLEKWLHAPEKMAWHACKRIFAYTLMMYDGLSKDEIDTYLPSCGWFRDFARYSFQLQPDEFVPILLDEMLRSKAASWRGDDLIATTPYQPPTREWMERSSKPHGWTTEGYRS from the coding sequence GTGGTTCTCTTTTTTGAACGTACGTTTCCCAGTGCAAACATGGTTCTGATCAAAGACGAGTTCCCTGTACTCGTCGATACCGGATTTGGAAGTGACTGGGCAGAAACGGAAAGGTTAATCAGAGAAGCGGGGATTTCACCCGAAACGCTGCAGCTTATCGTGAACACCCATTATCACAGTGATCACGTGGGAGGCAATCATCAACTGAAAAAAAAATACGGTACAAAGATCGCCGCACATAAATGGGAGGCTGATTTGATTAACGCCTGCCACCCGGAGGCTTGCTGTGCCGAGTGGTTGGACCAGCCTGTCGCGCAGTACCGGATCGACAGTAGACTATCTGACGGCGATGAAATTCATACAGGTCGCCGAATCCTGCAGGTTGTTCACACGCCTGGTCATACATTGGGGCATATCTCTTTGTACGAACCAGAGGAGAAGATATTGATTTGTGGTGATCTTTTCCATAAGAATGACATTGGCTGGATCAATATCTTCCGTGAAGGAGTCGCTGCCGTTCAGCAATCAATCGAAAGCCTGGATCGGCTGGCCAGTCTTCCGATTCGACACGCCTTCTCCGGCCATGGTCCTGCGTTGGATAATCCTCTGGTCGCGATTGATCATGCGAGAAATCGGCTGGAAAAGTGGCTCCATGCGCCGGAAAAGATGGCATGGCACGCTTGCAAGAGAATTTTTGCCTATACCCTGATGATGTACGACGGACTGTCAAAAGATGAAATCGATACCTACCTCCCATCGTGTGGATGGTTCCGGGATTTTGCCCGCTACTCGTTCCAACTGCAACCGGATGAATTTGTCCCCATCCTGCTTGATGAAATGCTGCGCTCCAAAGCCGCAAGCTGGCGTGGTGATGATCTGATTGCCACTACACCCTATCAGCCGCCAACCAGGGAATGGATGGAGCGGAGCAGCAAGCCTCACGGTTGGACAACGGAAGGTTATCGTTCATGA
- a CDS encoding PBP1A family penicillin-binding protein: MAGAKRKKVVRKKKWLVFAASFFFFLLFAIIGGYFTLLLAGESMIDMQKLEDLKLEASVLYDKHGNEIGKLYTEGDREYVPFNQMPEHLRNAFVAVEDKRFFEHNGIDIIRIGGAILKDIRAGSAVEGASTITQQLARNVFLSHEKTFWRKTREAIIAVNLERKFSKDEILEMYLNKIYLGPGIFGVKAASRYYFGKEDLQQLELHESALLAAVTKSPGIYSPFINPDKAKERRDTVLQLMMEQNYITPEEKEAAQKQPLPQASGQEERGLKKGYRAFIDYVVREAEQVYGITEEELYRGGWEIHTTLDPKMQDAMVSAFDDPKNFPPDGANRPVQSGMVVVDSKTGGIAAMMGGRQYVAKGFNYAVDTRRQPGSSFKPLAVYAPALDSGDWHMYSRLSNRKQDFNGYEPRNYNNRYSNTVSMREAVIDSLNVPAVWLLNEIGISTSRRYLEKFGIELDAEDQNLAIALGGLHKGTSPLAMAQAYTTFVNGGKMAHAYAITKIESKQFGVVETAEPQFTQVVSPQAAWEMHLMLEAAVEEGTGRYARISGRHVAGKTGTTESEAYRDNPAYNKDAWFVGYTPEYVGAVWMGFDPEDKQNAMKQGSSKSAQLFRAVFQQGLKGVKASDFTPPAGIEVEEEEERTEMEAPQVMAVLGLDNQMPQVVITWIGNEGLDLTYDVYRYVDSPEERELVASGLKDKHYIDTFDGTLYKYIVIPRDAEGNEGPPSNPAEVDMSQLERFLEDAQEHHRDGVDGGFGGTDQEQDDSGSEDETSGQDENGSERSRSPDGTGSENGADEPTDDAAGDANRSPGGDSSSPGDASGNEGASDGGSTNNRPGEQRERGPQGSQPLTPPNDGAPPADIPQLGRHNPPDIVWW, encoded by the coding sequence ATGGCTGGAGCCAAGCGAAAGAAGGTTGTCAGAAAAAAGAAATGGCTGGTGTTCGCTGCCTCATTCTTCTTCTTTTTGCTCTTCGCGATCATCGGGGGGTATTTCACGCTGCTTCTGGCAGGCGAAAGCATGATCGACATGCAGAAGCTGGAAGATTTGAAACTGGAAGCTTCCGTCTTGTACGACAAGCACGGCAATGAAATCGGCAAGCTGTACACGGAGGGGGACCGCGAATACGTCCCGTTCAACCAGATGCCGGAGCACCTGCGCAACGCGTTTGTGGCGGTTGAGGACAAACGCTTCTTTGAGCACAACGGGATTGACATCATCCGCATCGGCGGCGCCATCCTCAAAGATATCCGCGCGGGCAGCGCGGTAGAAGGGGCCAGCACGATTACGCAGCAGTTGGCCCGCAACGTCTTTCTCTCGCATGAAAAGACGTTTTGGCGCAAAACCAGGGAAGCGATCATCGCGGTCAACCTGGAGCGGAAATTCTCCAAAGACGAGATCCTGGAGATGTATTTGAACAAAATCTACCTGGGCCCGGGGATCTTTGGCGTGAAAGCGGCCAGCAGGTATTACTTCGGCAAAGAAGATCTGCAGCAGCTGGAACTGCACGAATCGGCCCTGTTGGCCGCGGTGACCAAGTCGCCGGGAATCTACTCGCCGTTTATCAATCCGGATAAGGCGAAGGAACGGCGCGACACCGTGCTGCAGTTGATGATGGAACAAAACTACATCACCCCGGAAGAAAAGGAAGCGGCGCAAAAACAGCCGCTGCCGCAAGCCAGTGGGCAGGAGGAACGGGGGTTGAAAAAAGGCTATCGGGCCTTTATCGACTACGTTGTCCGGGAAGCGGAGCAGGTGTACGGGATTACGGAAGAAGAGCTGTATCGCGGGGGCTGGGAGATTCACACCACGCTTGATCCCAAGATGCAGGACGCGATGGTCAGCGCGTTTGACGATCCGAAAAACTTCCCGCCGGACGGAGCGAACCGGCCGGTGCAGTCCGGCATGGTCGTCGTCGATTCGAAAACGGGCGGCATTGCGGCGATGATGGGCGGCCGCCAGTATGTGGCGAAAGGGTTCAACTACGCCGTAGACACGCGGCGGCAGCCGGGTTCTTCGTTTAAGCCGCTGGCTGTTTACGCGCCTGCGCTGGACAGCGGCGACTGGCACATGTACTCCCGGCTGAGCAACCGGAAGCAGGACTTTAACGGCTATGAGCCGCGCAACTACAACAACAGGTACAGCAATACGGTGTCGATGCGCGAGGCCGTCATCGATTCGCTCAACGTACCGGCGGTCTGGCTGCTGAACGAGATTGGCATTTCCACCAGCCGGCGGTATTTGGAGAAATTTGGCATCGAACTGGACGCCGAAGATCAAAACCTGGCGATTGCGCTCGGCGGTTTGCACAAAGGAACATCGCCGCTGGCAATGGCCCAGGCGTACACGACGTTCGTCAACGGCGGCAAGATGGCCCACGCCTACGCCATCACGAAGATTGAGTCGAAACAGTTTGGAGTCGTGGAGACGGCCGAGCCCCAGTTCACCCAGGTCGTTTCCCCGCAGGCAGCCTGGGAGATGCACCTGATGCTGGAAGCGGCTGTCGAAGAGGGAACCGGGCGGTATGCGCGGATCAGCGGCCGACATGTCGCCGGCAAAACCGGGACGACCGAGTCGGAGGCGTATCGCGACAATCCCGCTTACAACAAGGATGCCTGGTTTGTCGGCTACACGCCGGAGTACGTTGGGGCGGTCTGGATGGGCTTTGACCCCGAAGACAAGCAGAATGCGATGAAACAGGGCAGCAGCAAGTCGGCGCAGTTGTTCCGGGCGGTATTCCAACAGGGCCTGAAAGGTGTGAAAGCGAGCGACTTCACGCCGCCGGCGGGAATCGAAGTGGAGGAGGAAGAGGAGCGGACCGAGATGGAAGCGCCGCAAGTGATGGCGGTGTTGGGGCTGGACAACCAAATGCCGCAGGTGGTGATCACCTGGATTGGCAACGAAGGGTTGGATCTCACCTACGACGTATACCGTTATGTCGATTCTCCGGAAGAGCGGGAACTGGTTGCGTCCGGACTGAAGGACAAACACTATATCGACACCTTTGACGGAACACTATACAAGTACATTGTGATCCCGCGCGACGCGGAAGGAAATGAAGGACCGCCGTCCAATCCGGCGGAAGTGGATATGTCGCAGTTGGAAAGATTTCTCGAAGACGCCCAAGAGCATCATCGGGATGGGGTTGATGGCGGATTCGGCGGAACGGATCAGGAGCAGGACGACAGCGGCAGTGAAGATGAAACAAGCGGTCAAGACGAAAACGGCTCCGAGCGGAGCAGATCGCCCGACGGGACGGGCAGCGAAAACGGGGCTGACGAGCCGACAGATGATGCTGCGGGCGATGCCAACCGCTCCCCTGGCGGCGATTCATCCAGTCCCGGAGATGCGTCCGGTAACGAAGGTGCAAGCGATGGCGGGTCAACCAACAATCGGCCGGGCGAACAGCGGGAGCGGGGACCGCAGGGCTCCCAACCGCTTACGCCGCCAAACGACGGCGCTCCCCCGGCGGATATTCCGCAGTTGGGCCGTCACAACCCGCCGGACATCGTCTGGTGGTAG
- a CDS encoding stalk domain-containing protein, whose translation MTKRKSLVPLILALSLMTAGAAAAAADEADVEVELGGESVVLSQELVLHNGRTMIEAGDAAKLINGGVEEADGLITLVSASGLQLVYKPGTNQVKVGPQWMSIDQGAIVNDRSSYLPLRWTLEALGYQVDWDAAKRTVHVRDTKSSGAFVPLEQTALTAEQRAFVEKVKQQRGVHRLGDLYVIARGESANPGYGLQIEKQQLAADRLLVHVRLTKPEPGLMYPQVVSYPYLLGKADLPGNTTIQFVDAATGEPLFANADAKNES comes from the coding sequence ATGACAAAACGGAAATCGCTTGTACCCTTGATCCTGGCCCTTTCCCTGATGACAGCCGGAGCGGCAGCGGCGGCAGCAGACGAGGCGGACGTGGAGGTCGAGCTGGGCGGCGAATCCGTGGTATTGTCCCAGGAGCTGGTCCTGCACAACGGCCGCACGATGATCGAAGCGGGCGACGCCGCCAAGCTGATCAACGGCGGAGTAGAAGAAGCGGATGGCCTGATTACGCTGGTTTCCGCGAGCGGATTGCAGCTGGTGTACAAACCGGGGACCAATCAGGTAAAAGTGGGTCCGCAGTGGATGTCCATCGACCAAGGCGCGATTGTCAATGACAGGAGCAGTTATCTGCCGCTCCGCTGGACGCTGGAGGCGTTGGGCTATCAGGTGGACTGGGATGCCGCGAAGCGTACCGTTCACGTGCGCGACACAAAATCCAGCGGAGCGTTTGTGCCGCTGGAACAGACGGCGCTGACAGCGGAACAGCGAGCGTTCGTGGAAAAGGTAAAACAACAGCGGGGCGTCCACCGGCTCGGCGATTTGTACGTGATTGCCCGGGGCGAATCGGCCAATCCGGGGTACGGTTTGCAAATCGAGAAACAACAGCTGGCTGCTGACCGGCTGCTTGTCCACGTACGGCTGACAAAACCCGAGCCGGGATTGATGTATCCGCAGGTGGTCAGTTACCCCTATCTTTTGGGGAAAGCCGATCTGCCCGGCAATACGACGATCCAGTTTGTCGATGCCGCCACCGGCGAGCCGCTGTTTGCAAACGCGGACGCCAAAAACGAATCATAA
- a CDS encoding MFS transporter translates to MKAVTALFEAIKKNAWKQTRKEVFCVHNKLLALLFAVMFLMMLGFGIIIPILPFFAEQIGAGSWEIGILFASYNIMQFLFSPLWGSLSDRIGRKPLIMAGLFGFTVTFVLFGLSDTYGEMLVYRILGGIVSAAAIPTVTAMVADVFPPEERAKGMGVIGAGVGLSFVFGPVIGGLLGDVNVSYPFFAAAGVAFLTMLFVAAMLPESLPPERRGQRGEKERLNPLVAMSGPLALLYNLLFIVSFSFAALEATFALYIGHRFGMTAKDLGYMFLVMGVIAALVQGGLIGQMVKKWGEPPVLSLGLAFYAAGFLLILVGQGFWSLSLFLSLFGAGQGMIRATATSLITRRTNQAQGVTSGAMSSMDSLGRILGPLVGGALFSWHYSAPYIAGALLVGAMLLLFLLHNRNLPEPEATKSR, encoded by the coding sequence GTGAAGGCAGTAACAGCTCTTTTTGAGGCAATAAAGAAAAACGCTTGGAAGCAAACGAGGAAAGAGGTTTTTTGCGTGCACAACAAGCTGCTAGCCCTGTTATTCGCGGTGATGTTTCTAATGATGCTCGGCTTTGGCATCATTATCCCCATCCTGCCTTTTTTTGCTGAGCAAATTGGCGCCGGTTCCTGGGAAATCGGCATCCTGTTCGCCAGCTACAATATCATGCAGTTTCTCTTTTCCCCGCTCTGGGGCAGTCTGTCCGACCGGATCGGGCGGAAACCGCTGATCATGGCCGGCCTTTTCGGCTTTACCGTCACCTTTGTCCTGTTTGGGCTGTCGGATACATACGGAGAAATGCTCGTGTACCGGATCCTCGGGGGGATTGTCTCGGCTGCGGCGATTCCCACGGTGACGGCGATGGTGGCCGACGTGTTCCCGCCGGAAGAACGGGCCAAAGGCATGGGCGTGATCGGTGCCGGCGTGGGTCTCAGCTTCGTCTTCGGACCGGTGATCGGCGGCCTGTTGGGCGACGTCAACGTCTCCTATCCGTTCTTCGCCGCCGCCGGAGTAGCGTTTCTGACGATGCTGTTCGTGGCGGCGATGCTGCCGGAGAGCCTGCCGCCGGAGCGCCGCGGCCAGCGCGGCGAAAAAGAGCGGCTCAATCCGCTGGTAGCGATGAGCGGCCCGCTCGCCCTGCTGTACAATCTGCTGTTCATCGTCTCCTTTTCCTTTGCCGCGCTGGAAGCGACGTTTGCCCTCTACATCGGACACCGCTTTGGCATGACCGCAAAAGATCTCGGTTACATGTTTCTGGTGATGGGCGTCATCGCCGCGCTCGTGCAGGGGGGCTTGATTGGGCAGATGGTGAAAAAATGGGGGGAACCGCCGGTCCTCTCGCTGGGATTGGCCTTTTACGCGGCTGGGTTTCTGCTGATTCTCGTCGGCCAGGGCTTCTGGAGTCTCTCGCTGTTCCTCTCCCTGTTTGGGGCGGGGCAGGGGATGATCCGGGCGACCGCCACCTCGCTGATCACCCGCCGGACGAATCAGGCGCAAGGGGTAACTTCCGGCGCGATGAGTTCGATGGACTCGCTTGGCCGCATCCTCGGTCCGCTCGTCGGCGGGGCGTTGTTCTCCTGGCATTACAGCGCTCCCTACATCGCGGGCGCGCTCCTGGTGGGAGCCATGCTTTTGCTCTTTCTCCTCCACAACCGCAACCTGCCGGAACCGGAAGCGACAAAATCGCGGTAA
- the tkt gene encoding transketolase — protein sequence MSKQSIDQLAVNTLRTLAIDAIEKANSGHPGMPMGAAPMAHVLWSRFMQVNPQNPQWINRDRFVLSAGHGSMLLYALLHLMKYDLSMEELQNFRQWGSRTPGHPEYGHTPGVDATTGPLGQGIAMAVGMAMAEKHLAATYNRDGFEIVNHYTYVICGDGDLMEGVSGEASSLAGHLKLGKLIVLYDSNDISLDGELSRSFSEDVALRYKAYGWQYLRVDDGNDLAAIEQAIAEARADLERPSLIEVKTTIGYGSPNKAGSSAAHGAPLGKDEVKLTKAAYDWSHDTDFHVPQEVADFYQKLAEAGQQREAEWAERFARYAEAYPELAEQFRTAVSGQLPEGWDAELPQYEPGGKLATRAASGNAINGLAKRVPYLIGGSADLAHSNNTVIKEEGNFLPGSYAGRNIWFGVREFAMGAALNGMALHGGLKVYGGTFFVFSDYLRPAIRLSALMKQPVIYVFTHDSIAVGEDGPTHEPIEQLPALRAMPGLTVLRPADANETNEAWRYALSRTNEPVALILTRQNLPVLEETAKAAREGLPKGAYIIADADGGQPDLLLLASGSEVSLCLQAREQLARRGIRARVVSMPSWELFERQPQAYRETVIPPQVKARLAVEMAHPQGWERYTGDNGAVLGIRVFGASAPGERIMREYGFTVENVVQEAEKLLRR from the coding sequence ATGTCGAAACAATCGATTGATCAACTGGCGGTGAACACACTGCGTACACTCGCCATTGATGCCATTGAAAAAGCCAATTCCGGCCACCCCGGCATGCCGATGGGGGCCGCCCCGATGGCGCATGTGCTGTGGAGCCGTTTTATGCAAGTCAACCCGCAAAATCCGCAGTGGATCAACCGCGACCGCTTCGTGCTGTCGGCCGGCCACGGCTCGATGCTCCTGTATGCGCTGCTGCACCTGATGAAGTACGATTTGAGCATGGAGGAACTGCAAAACTTCCGGCAATGGGGCAGCCGCACGCCCGGCCATCCGGAGTACGGCCATACCCCCGGTGTCGACGCCACCACCGGTCCGCTCGGGCAAGGGATCGCGATGGCTGTCGGGATGGCGATGGCGGAAAAACACCTGGCGGCAACATACAACCGCGACGGCTTCGAGATCGTCAACCACTACACGTACGTCATTTGCGGCGACGGCGACCTGATGGAAGGCGTATCGGGCGAGGCGTCTTCCCTCGCCGGCCACCTGAAGCTGGGCAAACTGATCGTCCTGTACGATTCCAACGACATTTCCCTGGACGGAGAGCTTTCCCGCTCGTTCTCCGAAGATGTGGCGCTGCGCTACAAAGCGTACGGGTGGCAGTATCTGCGGGTGGACGACGGAAACGACCTGGCGGCGATCGAGCAGGCGATCGCGGAAGCGCGCGCCGATCTGGAACGCCCCAGCTTGATTGAAGTGAAGACGACGATCGGCTACGGCAGCCCCAACAAAGCCGGTTCGTCCGCCGCGCACGGAGCGCCGCTGGGCAAAGACGAGGTCAAGCTGACCAAGGCTGCCTACGATTGGAGTCACGACACCGATTTCCACGTTCCGCAGGAGGTAGCCGACTTCTATCAAAAGCTGGCGGAAGCGGGACAGCAGCGGGAAGCGGAGTGGGCGGAGCGGTTCGCGCGCTACGCCGAAGCGTATCCTGAGCTCGCCGAGCAGTTCCGGACGGCCGTATCCGGGCAGCTGCCGGAAGGGTGGGACGCGGAGCTGCCGCAGTACGAACCGGGCGGCAAACTGGCGACCCGCGCCGCATCGGGCAACGCGATCAACGGATTGGCCAAACGCGTGCCGTACCTGATTGGCGGCTCGGCCGACCTGGCCCACTCCAACAATACGGTGATCAAAGAAGAAGGCAACTTCCTGCCCGGCAGTTACGCGGGCCGCAACATCTGGTTCGGCGTGCGCGAGTTTGCGATGGGCGCCGCGCTCAACGGGATGGCCCTGCATGGCGGGCTGAAAGTATACGGCGGCACGTTTTTCGTCTTCTCCGACTATCTGCGTCCGGCCATCCGCCTCTCCGCGCTGATGAAGCAGCCGGTGATTTACGTCTTTACGCATGATTCGATCGCCGTTGGCGAGGATGGCCCGACGCATGAACCGATTGAGCAGCTTCCCGCGCTCCGCGCGATGCCCGGATTGACCGTGCTGCGTCCTGCCGATGCCAACGAGACCAATGAGGCTTGGCGGTACGCGCTGTCGCGGACCAATGAACCGGTGGCGCTGATCCTGACCCGACAAAACCTGCCGGTGCTGGAGGAGACGGCGAAAGCCGCTCGCGAAGGGCTGCCGAAAGGCGCCTACATCATTGCCGATGCGGACGGCGGCCAGCCTGATCTGCTGCTGCTCGCCTCCGGTTCGGAAGTGTCGCTCTGCCTGCAGGCGCGCGAACAATTGGCACGGCGCGGCATCCGGGCGCGGGTGGTGAGCATGCCCAGCTGGGAGCTGTTTGAACGGCAGCCGCAAGCGTATCGGGAGACGGTCATTCCGCCGCAGGTCAAAGCGCGGCTGGCTGTGGAGATGGCCCATCCGCAGGGCTGGGAGCGCTATACCGGAGACAACGGCGCCGTTCTGGGCATCCGCGTGTTTGGCGCGTCCGCTCCCGGCGAGCGCATCATGCGGGAATACGGTTTTACCGTCGAAAACGTGGTGCAGGAAGCGGAAAAACTGCTGCGCCGCTAG
- a CDS encoding MaoC family dehydratase: MQAGDVLTWERTFTKQDVQEFCRISGDNGAHHITPDEQGRLMVHGLLTATLPTKIGGDLHVLARKMEFTFLRPVFTGDTIRCEVTVTRYERQESKAEIAAAVECFNQEGKKVLEGSFEGIIRL; this comes from the coding sequence ATGCAGGCAGGCGACGTCCTAACGTGGGAGAGAACATTTACCAAGCAGGATGTGCAAGAGTTTTGCAGAATTTCCGGCGACAACGGCGCGCACCATATTACGCCTGACGAACAAGGGCGTTTGATGGTACATGGTTTGCTCACCGCAACCTTGCCGACAAAAATCGGTGGGGACTTGCATGTTCTTGCCAGAAAAATGGAGTTTACCTTTCTCAGGCCGGTGTTTACGGGAGACACGATTCGCTGTGAAGTTACCGTCACCCGTTATGAACGGCAGGAAAGCAAAGCGGAAATCGCTGCCGCTGTGGAGTGCTTTAACCAGGAGGGAAAGAAGGTATTGGAAGGCTCGTTTGAAGGGATTATCAGGCTCTAG
- a CDS encoding N-acetylglucosamine kinase gives MSRVRIPLLAVDGGGTKCLAAFVDREGRIIGTGRAGSCNHQVTGPAAAARELAEAIGKAMSETVTAASDLAKGAVSDLAKHGEWEVECAVFGLAGLDTARDRQIILQLVSGVLAELRIRAEHLIVENDGFAALLGATGGKAGVLIIAGTGSIAYGINQQGVTARAGGWGHRVGDEGSGYWIGKQMIAAVFQAADGRGEPTALSEQLLAHLGLSQLEDLYNWLYGSSYSVEKVGELSPLVSRAAAAGDAVAARILNLAAGELFQAARAVISRLGLRNQPYTLMLQGGVLQHDEQLRRLVVEQVRHFSPRVIVDTARHEPITGVIAKGLAYLDKRQQPGADDGQ, from the coding sequence ATGAGTCGGGTGCGAATTCCGCTGCTCGCCGTAGACGGCGGGGGAACAAAATGCCTGGCCGCTTTCGTGGACAGGGAAGGGCGCATCATCGGGACAGGGCGTGCCGGCTCCTGCAACCATCAGGTGACCGGCCCGGCCGCCGCCGCCCGTGAACTGGCGGAAGCGATCGGCAAAGCGATGAGCGAGACGGTCACCGCTGCGTCCGACCTGGCGAAGGGTGCTGTGTCCGACCTGGCCAAGCATGGGGAATGGGAAGTGGAGTGCGCCGTCTTCGGCCTGGCCGGACTGGATACCGCGCGCGATCGGCAGATCATCTTGCAGTTGGTCAGCGGCGTACTGGCCGAACTGCGCATCCGAGCAGAACACCTGATCGTGGAAAACGACGGCTTTGCCGCTTTGCTGGGCGCAACCGGCGGCAAAGCCGGGGTGCTGATCATCGCTGGCACCGGATCGATTGCCTACGGCATCAACCAGCAGGGGGTGACGGCGCGCGCCGGCGGCTGGGGGCATCGCGTCGGCGATGAGGGCAGCGGCTACTGGATCGGCAAACAGATGATTGCCGCCGTCTTTCAGGCGGCCGACGGGCGGGGCGAGCCAACGGCGCTGAGCGAACAGCTGCTCGCACACCTCGGCCTGTCACAGCTGGAAGATTTGTACAATTGGCTGTACGGCAGCTCCTATTCGGTGGAAAAGGTTGGCGAGCTGTCGCCTTTGGTCAGTCGGGCAGCGGCGGCAGGAGACGCCGTCGCTGCGCGCATCCTGAACCTGGCTGCCGGGGAATTGTTCCAGGCGGCACGGGCGGTGATCTCCCGGCTTGGCCTGCGCAATCAGCCGTACACGCTGATGCTGCAAGGCGGTGTCCTGCAGCATGACGAACAGCTGCGGCGGCTGGTGGTGGAACAGGTGCGCCACTTCTCCCCGCGCGTGATCGTCGACACGGCGCGGCACGAACCGATCACGGGGGTGATCGCCAAGGGCCTCGCCTACCTGGACAAGCGGCAACAGCCGGGAGCGGATGACGGCCAGTGA
- the argH gene encoding argininosuccinate lyase gives MNDAREQVFLQEGSSFPGKTYAEVVLQPAFQEAKRHLLAPLIAVNKAQLIMLREQQLISEADAQAIARALHRLDLEEVRRTPYSGQFEDLFFLVERRLLAAAGEAAGNLHLGRSRNDMGVTMYRLVLRDKLLHSLESALFLAAQLLSFAEAHTETVMLGYTHMQQAQPTTLAHYATAVSDVLERDIKRLMHAYRTVNKSSMGAAALTTSGFPLSRERMKELLAFDDIVENAYDAVAGADYLGETAAAVHVAATNLGRAIQDLLLWCTQEFAVLRVADPYVQASSIMPQKRNPVSLEHLRSLLSSAAGNAATVLTMMHNTPFGDIVDTEDDMQPYVWRSLSLLEQLYRLLACVIATLEVDRQRLLERARQSFATLTELADTLVRTDNLPFRKAHQIVSRVGREAMRLQLSADQLSLDLLNQVAQEVIGRRLQLSAEQLRQALDPLHFVTVRALPGGPNPEVVKRMIAERRKRLGAIAEWVGTTRQTIAQAQRSLDQVVEGWSEAR, from the coding sequence ATGAACGATGCTAGAGAACAGGTTTTTCTGCAGGAGGGGAGCAGCTTCCCCGGCAAGACCTATGCGGAAGTGGTGCTGCAGCCTGCTTTCCAGGAAGCCAAACGTCACCTGCTGGCGCCGCTGATCGCGGTCAACAAGGCGCAGCTGATCATGCTCCGCGAGCAGCAGCTGATCAGCGAAGCGGACGCGCAGGCCATTGCGCGGGCGCTGCACCGGCTTGATCTGGAAGAGGTGCGCCGCACCCCGTATAGCGGGCAGTTTGAAGATTTGTTTTTTCTCGTCGAACGGCGGCTGTTGGCTGCGGCCGGCGAGGCAGCCGGCAACCTGCACCTGGGCCGCAGCCGCAACGACATGGGCGTGACCATGTACCGCCTGGTGCTGCGCGACAAGCTGCTCCACTCTCTCGAATCGGCGCTTTTTCTGGCGGCGCAGCTGCTTTCGTTTGCCGAAGCGCATACGGAGACGGTGATGCTCGGCTACACCCACATGCAGCAGGCGCAGCCGACGACGCTGGCCCACTACGCGACAGCCGTGAGCGATGTGCTGGAGCGCGATATCAAGCGGCTCATGCACGCTTACCGCACGGTCAACAAAAGCAGCATGGGCGCGGCGGCGCTGACGACCTCCGGCTTTCCGCTCAGCCGGGAGCGGATGAAAGAACTGCTCGCCTTTGACGACATCGTGGAGAACGCCTACGACGCGGTTGCCGGCGCCGATTATCTGGGGGAGACGGCGGCCGCGGTACACGTAGCGGCCACCAATCTGGGACGGGCGATCCAGGATTTGCTCCTCTGGTGCACACAGGAATTCGCCGTGCTGAGGGTGGCCGATCCGTACGTCCAGGCGAGCTCGATCATGCCGCAGAAGCGCAACCCGGTCTCGTTGGAGCATCTGCGTTCGCTCCTCTCCAGCGCCGCCGGCAATGCCGCCACGGTGCTGACGATGATGCACAACACGCCGTTTGGCGATATCGTCGACACCGAGGACGACATGCAGCCCTATGTCTGGCGCAGCCTGTCGCTGCTGGAGCAGTTGTATCGCCTGCTGGCGTGTGTGATCGCAACGCTGGAGGTGGATCGACAGCGGCTGCTGGAACGGGCCAGACAGAGCTTCGCCACCTTGACGGAGCTGGCGGACACACTGGTGCGGACGGACAATCTGCCGTTTCGCAAGGCACATCAGATCGTCAGCCGGGTGGGCCGGGAAGCGATGCGCCTGCAGCTTTCCGCCGATCAGCTCAGCCTCGATCTGCTCAATCAGGTGGCGCAGGAGGTGATCGGACGCCGGCTGCAGCTCAGCGCCGAGCAGCTGCGGCAGGCGCTTGATCCGCTCCACTTCGTCACGGTCCGCGCGCTGCCGGGAGGGCCCAATCCAGAGGTGGTGAAACGGATGATCGCGGAGCGGCGGAAGCGGCTTGGCGCGATCGCGGAATGGGTGGGCACAACCCGCCAGACGATTGCCCAGGCCCAGCGCAGCCTGGATCAGGTTGTGGAAGGATGGAGTGAAGCGCGATGA